A genomic segment from Bradysia coprophila strain Holo2 chromosome III, BU_Bcop_v1, whole genome shotgun sequence encodes:
- the LOC119077295 gene encoding metallophosphoesterase domain-containing protein 1, producing MPIEVHHLSQDPTAAWKAITTEKSQRVIKIAMRSPNAEIPDNKVRIVCMSDTHSLTPYIKFDVPDGDIFIHAGDFTKCGKMEEVQEFNNWIAQLPHRYKVVIAGNHELSFDKTFTHPFQSNSNERCVHTGTSILDKIPTLGNTKESMTEAVQVENVRQYLTNCIYLEDESIELFGLKIYGTPWQPEFCNWAFNVPRGEQCLAKWNQIPDGIDILITHTPPVGHGDLCCSGVRAGCVELLATVQERVKPKYHVFGHVHEGYGITSDGRIIFVNASTCDINYLPLNPPVVFDVTLPKGKTKT from the exons ATGCCAATTGAAGTACACCATCTATCGCAAGATCCGACTGCGGCATGGAAGGCCATCACTACCGAAAAGTCCCAACGTGTCATAAAAATAGCAATGAGATCACCGAATGCTGAGATACCGGACAACAAAGTGAGGATTGTCTGTATGTCGG ACACTCATAGTTTAACGCCATACATTAAATTCGATGTGCCAGATGGAGATATATTTATTCACGCGGGTGATTTCACAAAATGCGGAAAAATGGAAGAGGTTCAAGAGTTTAACAATTGGATTG CACAACTACCCCATCGATACAAAGTCGTTATAGCTGGAAATCACGAGCTTAGTTTCGACAAAACATTCACTCATCCGTTCCAAAGCAATTCGAATGAACGTTGCGTACACACAGGAACCTCAATTCTGGATAAAATACCAACGTTGGGAAATACAAAAGAGAGTATGACGGAAGCGGTTCAAGTAGAAAATGTACGTCAGTATTTGACGAATTGCATTTATTTGGAGGATGAGAGCATCGAACTCTTCGgtttgaaaatttatggaaCTCCATG GCAACCAGAATTTTGTAATTGGGCGTTTAATGTACCTCGTGGAGAGCAATGTCTAGCGAAGTGGAATCAAATACCCGACGGTATTGATATTCTGATAACACATACACCTCCTGTCGGCCATGGAGATCTGTGCTGTTCTGGAGTCCGAGCCGGCTGTGTGGAACTATTAGCCACAGTTCAGGAACGGGTCAAACCGAAGTATCATGTTTTTGGACACGTCCACGAAGGCTACGGTATCACATCGGATGgcagaattatttttgtgaatgCATCGACGTGTGACATCAACTATTTACCGCTAAATCCACCCGTTGTGTTTGATGTAACATTGCCGAAGGGTAAaactaaaacataa